In a genomic window of Rhodovulum sp. P5:
- a CDS encoding phage minor head protein: protein MAIDLEPLPHLEAIDYFRSKGFAATGQRFHHLDMWREEHARNFVVAKAMNDDVLATIRAELQRALEEGRTLAEFQADLEPALQKAGWWGKSLMEDPQTGEMVEVQLGSPRRLRTIYDTNMRTAHAAGHWARIQRTKQAFPYLHYIQVERPSKREEHARFHDHIWRVDDPIWRRIYPPNGWYCGCHVIQRTEGWMRRNGRSVSPPLDLEEEDYPNKRTGEVVKLPKGVHPGFDTNPGATWLDIADRVDEVFGDLDGADRATLRGQVQALRLRQTALRRETLIVNDEDWTPAAAGDAAADTPDRVSVDAVLGGSAATTGGLHLVHSHLADSPLSVADLRVLAHPRTASIAAVSPGGAVWRAEAGAELLDDQLAAFARAALPVIRAETAHLSEADRGHVVHHALALYLERRGAIRYRFSVTGQLRDLFARHADLIERLSS, encoded by the coding sequence ATGGCCATCGACCTGGAGCCGCTGCCGCATCTGGAGGCCATCGACTATTTCCGTTCCAAGGGCTTCGCGGCAACGGGTCAGCGTTTCCACCATCTCGACATGTGGCGGGAAGAGCATGCCCGCAATTTCGTGGTGGCCAAGGCCATGAACGACGATGTGCTGGCCACCATCCGGGCGGAGCTGCAGCGCGCGCTGGAAGAGGGCCGCACGCTGGCAGAGTTCCAGGCCGATCTGGAGCCCGCGCTGCAAAAGGCCGGCTGGTGGGGCAAATCGCTGATGGAGGATCCGCAGACAGGCGAGATGGTCGAGGTGCAGCTCGGCTCGCCCCGCCGGCTGCGCACGATCTACGACACCAATATGCGCACCGCCCATGCCGCGGGGCACTGGGCGCGCATCCAGCGCACGAAACAGGCCTTCCCCTATCTGCACTATATCCAGGTGGAGCGGCCCTCGAAGCGCGAGGAGCACGCCCGCTTTCACGATCATATCTGGCGGGTGGATGATCCGATCTGGCGGCGCATCTACCCGCCGAACGGCTGGTATTGCGGCTGCCACGTGATCCAGCGCACCGAAGGCTGGATGCGCCGGAACGGGCGCAGCGTCTCGCCGCCCCTCGATCTGGAAGAGGAAGACTATCCCAACAAGCGCACCGGCGAGGTCGTGAAACTGCCCAAAGGGGTGCATCCGGGCTTCGACACCAATCCCGGCGCGACATGGCTCGACATCGCCGATCGCGTGGACGAGGTCTTCGGCGATCTGGACGGGGCAGACCGGGCCACCCTGCGCGGGCAGGTTCAGGCGCTGCGCCTGCGCCAGACCGCCCTGCGGCGCGAGACGCTGATCGTCAATGACGAGGACTGGACGCCCGCCGCCGCCGGCGATGCGGCCGCCGACACGCCCGACCGGGTGTCGGTCGATGCCGTGCTGGGCGGCTCGGCTGCGACGACAGGCGGGCTGCACCTGGTCCACAGCCACCTGGCCGACAGCCCGCTGTCGGTGGCCGATCTGCGCGTGCTGGCCCATCCGCGCACCGCCTCGATCGCGGCGGTCTCGCCCGGGGGGGCCGTCTGGCGGGCCGAGGCCGGCGCGGAACTCCTCGACGACCAGCTCGCAGCCTTCGCACGCGCGGCGCTGCCCGTCATCCGGGCCGAAACCGCCCATCTGTCGGAGGCCGACCGCGGCCATGTCGTGCACCATGCGCTCGCGCTCTACCTTGAGCGGCGCGGGGCGATCCGCTATCGTTTCAGTGTGACGGGGCAGTTGCGCGATCTCTTCGCGCGCCATGCCGACCTGATCGAAAGGCTGTCGTCATGA
- a CDS encoding DUF935 domain-containing protein, with product MPILDAFGRPMTPVAPAKLLERQAVASLGSVRQVLSGHPADGLTPPRVTALLRAAEAGDAVAYLELAEQMEEKDLHYSAVLGVRKRGIRALALQVDPGDDSPAAAEAAEMVRKTLEAAPVKTALIDMMDALGKGFSVSEILWERRGREMAVAGVEWVDPRWFEFDQENGRHILLRDNDGPQPLMPDKYIVHVAKAKSGLAIRGGLARLAAWAYMFKNFNLKDWAIFAEAYGHPLRLGRYDENATAEDRATLLRAVRQIGVDMAAIVPRSMEVEIVSAAGGGVDKLYEGAARWWDEQISKGVLGQVATTDAIAGGHAVGKIHEEVRSDIRDADAEQLAGTLQRDLAGPLTRLNFGAGVAVPDIGFVPPERADPELLLRLLEHAPALGLKIATADVRRAFALREPEEGEDVLQMRQTPAQDPGAPQTRQMASRQDAAAATDSIDALVGRLAEDGTLQDLAEADLSSLIEALEGAADFEEVGDILDAFGAAPAAPALQEHLTRATFAARMAGALGAKVAD from the coding sequence ATGCCGATCCTCGACGCGTTCGGCCGGCCGATGACGCCGGTTGCGCCCGCAAAGCTGCTGGAGCGCCAGGCGGTGGCCTCGCTCGGTTCGGTCCGGCAGGTGTTGTCGGGCCATCCCGCCGACGGGTTGACCCCGCCGCGCGTGACGGCGCTCTTGCGCGCGGCCGAGGCGGGCGATGCGGTGGCCTATCTCGAACTCGCCGAGCAGATGGAGGAAAAGGACCTGCATTACAGCGCGGTGCTGGGCGTGCGAAAACGCGGCATCCGGGCGCTCGCGCTGCAGGTCGATCCCGGCGACGACAGCCCCGCCGCGGCCGAGGCGGCCGAGATGGTGCGCAAGACGCTGGAGGCCGCGCCGGTCAAAACGGCCCTGATCGACATGATGGATGCGCTTGGCAAGGGCTTCTCGGTCAGCGAAATCCTGTGGGAACGCCGGGGGCGCGAGATGGCCGTGGCCGGGGTCGAATGGGTCGATCCGCGCTGGTTCGAGTTCGACCAGGAGAACGGCCGGCATATCCTGTTGCGCGACAATGACGGGCCGCAGCCGCTGATGCCCGACAAGTATATCGTGCATGTGGCCAAGGCGAAGTCGGGTCTGGCGATCCGCGGCGGTCTGGCCAGGCTCGCCGCCTGGGCCTACATGTTCAAGAACTTCAACCTGAAGGACTGGGCGATCTTTGCCGAGGCCTATGGCCATCCCCTGCGGCTGGGCCGGTATGACGAAAACGCCACGGCCGAGGATCGCGCAACGCTCTTGCGCGCGGTGCGCCAGATCGGGGTCGACATGGCCGCGATCGTGCCGCGCAGCATGGAGGTGGAGATCGTCAGCGCCGCCGGCGGCGGAGTGGACAAGCTCTACGAAGGGGCTGCGCGCTGGTGGGACGAGCAGATCTCCAAGGGCGTGCTTGGCCAGGTGGCGACCACCGACGCCATCGCCGGCGGTCATGCCGTGGGCAAGATCCACGAAGAGGTGCGCAGCGATATCCGCGATGCCGATGCCGAGCAGCTGGCCGGCACGCTGCAGCGCGATCTTGCCGGCCCGCTGACCCGGCTGAATTTCGGCGCGGGCGTGGCCGTTCCGGATATCGGCTTTGTCCCGCCTGAACGGGCCGATCCGGAACTCCTCTTGCGGCTGCTGGAACATGCCCCGGCGCTGGGGCTGAAGATCGCCACGGCCGATGTGCGCCGTGCGTTTGCCCTGCGCGAACCGGAAGAGGGCGAGGACGTCCTGCAGATGCGGCAGACGCCGGCGCAGGACCCGGGCGCGCCGCAAACCCGGCAGATGGCCTCGCGCCAGGACGCCGCGGCCGCGACTGACAGCATCGATGCGCTGGTCGGCCGGCTGGCCGAGGACGGCACGCTGCAGGATCTGGCCGAGGCCGATCTTTCGTCGCTGATCGAGGCGCTGGAAGGGGCGGCGGATTTCGAGGAGGTCGGTGACATTCTGGACGCCTTCGGCGCCGCGCCCGCCGCGCCTGCGCTGCAGGAGCATCTGACCCGCGCGACCTTTGCCGCGCGCATGGCCGGTGCGCTGGGTGCGAAGGTGGCGGACTGA
- a CDS encoding terminase large subunit domain-containing protein — protein MAKPVIAFYPYQRAWMADASRFKIGMMSRQIGKTFSTCGECVDDCFAGWAEDRRARWVILSRGERQAAEAMDEAIKPMTRAYYEVYNTLVKGGEPVFEETEFRAPQAKGPDAVYKALEVRFPNRSRITALPANPDTARGFSANVILDEFAFHAKSREIWAALFPVVSKGDQKLRVISTPNGKGNKFFELMTAEDSVWSRHVVDIYEAVRQGCPRDVDMLRAGIADEDAWAQEYELKWLDAASAWLDYDLISACEREEAGKPELYQGGPCFVGVDIAARNDLFVIWVVEETGGRLVTREVIAQKRITFAEQDALLDDVFRRYRVVRAGMDQTGMGEKPVEDAKRRHGAARIDGVLFSAGSKLDLATALKEKMEDREMLIPAGDPVLRADLHAISSRTGPTGIRRLVADGETDGHADRFWAAALAVGVAGGGRPDYDYQPVKGARSRWAAADDDDDDDGAGARWGHGKGAW, from the coding sequence ATGGCTAAACCCGTCATCGCCTTCTATCCCTATCAGCGCGCCTGGATGGCGGATGCCAGCCGGTTCAAGATCGGCATGATGTCCCGCCAGATCGGCAAGACCTTTTCGACCTGCGGCGAATGCGTGGATGACTGTTTCGCCGGCTGGGCCGAGGATCGCCGCGCGCGCTGGGTGATCCTCAGCCGGGGCGAACGCCAGGCGGCCGAGGCGATGGATGAGGCGATCAAGCCCATGACGCGCGCCTATTACGAGGTTTACAACACCCTCGTAAAAGGCGGCGAACCGGTCTTTGAAGAGACCGAGTTCCGCGCGCCCCAGGCCAAGGGGCCCGATGCCGTCTACAAGGCGCTGGAGGTCCGCTTTCCCAACCGCTCCCGCATCACCGCGCTGCCGGCCAACCCCGACACGGCGCGGGGGTTCAGTGCCAATGTGATCCTCGACGAATTCGCCTTTCACGCCAAGTCGCGCGAGATCTGGGCGGCGCTCTTCCCGGTCGTGTCCAAGGGCGATCAGAAGCTGCGGGTGATCAGCACGCCCAACGGCAAGGGCAACAAGTTCTTCGAGCTGATGACGGCCGAGGACAGTGTCTGGTCGCGCCATGTGGTCGATATCTACGAGGCCGTGCGCCAGGGCTGCCCGCGCGATGTGGACATGCTGCGCGCCGGGATCGCGGACGAGGATGCCTGGGCGCAGGAATACGAGCTGAAATGGCTGGATGCCGCCAGCGCCTGGCTCGATTACGACCTGATCTCCGCCTGCGAACGCGAGGAGGCCGGCAAGCCAGAGCTTTACCAGGGCGGCCCCTGCTTCGTGGGGGTCGACATTGCGGCGCGCAACGACCTGTTCGTGATCTGGGTGGTGGAAGAGACGGGCGGCCGGCTGGTCACGCGCGAGGTGATTGCGCAAAAGCGGATCACATTCGCCGAACAGGACGCGCTGCTGGACGATGTCTTCCGCCGTTATCGCGTGGTGCGCGCGGGTATGGACCAGACCGGCATGGGCGAAAAACCGGTGGAGGACGCCAAGCGCCGCCATGGCGCGGCCCGCATCGACGGCGTGCTGTTCAGTGCGGGTTCAAAGCTCGATCTCGCCACCGCGCTGAAGGAGAAGATGGAGGATCGCGAGATGTTGATCCCCGCGGGCGACCCGGTGCTGCGCGCCGATCTGCACGCGATATCCAGCCGCACCGGGCCGACCGGCATCCGCCGGCTGGTCGCCGATGGCGAAACCGATGGCCATGCCGACAGGTTCTGGGCCGCGGCGCTGGCGGTGGGCGTCGCCGGCGGCGGGCGGCCGGACTACGACTATCAGCCCGTCAAGGGCGCGCGGTCCCGCTGGGCTGCGGCAGACGATGACGATGATGACGACGGCGCCGGCGCACGCTGGGGCCATGGGAAAGGAGCCTGGTGA